CCTGCGCGGACAAACACAAtctgataaacacaaacacatccagcaCACACAAGGGGGCATAAGCCGAGTTAATCTTTGCAGGAGAAATAAAAGCTATCTTTGTTTGCGTCCTCTCCTGCCCGAAACAGTCCGAGCCTCAGCTCTCAGACGCAGACTGCGCGCTGCAAAAAATATCCATCGTTACGAGTTATTATGTCCGGAGAGACGGCTGCTTCACTCACGTTCTTATCTACCTGCTTGGTAAGACGCAGCTGCAATTATTCCCACTGCACATCCACTTTTTTCAAGACTTTCAGTGAAATCAAACCGTAATCCAAGGTTTTCCTAAAAAAGAACCTCAGCTCAAAGGGGGAAAAGCAGCCCTCTCTCACACAGCTACTCGTTTTCAGACAAAAGAGGACGTTTTAAGAATGAATTTAAAGCCAAAAGGGCTCGTCCGTGTGGCCATTTCTTGCAGCGTGAGCCGATTTGATAGGAAAAACGCCTCACTTTCTCCTGTGATTTTGATCTGATGTGTCACTGGCTCTGACCCCGAGCTGGACCCTCTGAGAGCTGCTTGGCATCGAACGGCTGATTGGAGTATTTGAACTCGGTGATCTAATTGAGTGTTCATGTCATAACATATCAAACACTGTCTATTCTCCCATAATGACCCAGCCCGGCCACGATGGGCACATCACCAAAAAACGacgaggggggaaaaaaaatgaaagaacacTTCCTCCGCTATGAAGTGGCTcgtatttcttttttttttcttttttcttttgactgcAGAACCTCCCTTTGCGACCGCCACTTTAATTACggtaaattatttttctttccgtTCTTTCAGCTCAAGCGCCTTTTGGTTTCTTTTGGGATTCGTCCCAGCGTCCCCCAAGTGTTGCACTGCATTAACCTGCAGAGTGCACCTCAGCTGAGAGTTATTCAAAGCTTCTCCATCAggaactgaaacacacacggGGGCACCTTTTGACACGTAAAGTAACAGGTTTTTGCGTCTTTCAGGCATTATTCATGCATGTAGGGGCCGGTTTTACTGAGTGCACCTATGATCTACGGCTGCTTTGCTTTTCACACTTTTGTAGGTAAATGAAATTTGCTTATAAAACCAGGCAGGGTGTTTCCTGGAGGTCAGAAAAGGCAAGATCAGAAAAGAATAACCCGAATTTGAAAATTACTTTTGGCACTTGGGGTAACTCATTAAAGCGCAGATGGTGCAGGCCgaccgcctctctctctctctctctctctctctctctctctctccagacaGAGGCATGGATgataaaaaacatgttttgcatttcTTCAAATACAAGCAACAAGGTCAAACAAAAGTGCACTTGAAGTCGTTTTAAGCAAGCAGTAAAATCCACCGCATTCTCCCCGAATTATCCACCGTCAGGCTTCTAACGCGTAATGGAAAAAATGCCTCTTTacataataatgaaattaagaaaactttgtacattttttcaATTGTCAACATGAATATCTCTCAATAGCTCCAACAGCCTTttcggtcagtcagtcagtcagtcagtccgtgCAGGCGCTTTTTAAGGGGAATGTTGTCGTTGGCAGGATGGGATGAAATATAAGAGGGGAAGTGCTTTAATGAGGAAGCTGGGAATTCAGAACTGTTAATTATTTGGTGAACTTGTATTCGATTTGTTTGAGgtcttataaaaaaaaaagaatcttaaTGCAGACCATACGCGCAAAGTTACTGAAACGAGCACAAGGTTTCAATCTGCTTTTACTGTTTGACTCTGCAGGGCTCACGGAGGGAAACTGACAACCACATTCAAATATCTCTTTAGAGCAAACTTTTACAAATTATATCACAGGGGTGTTTAGATGCAGGCgtgtcacttttattttatatttctaaaGCAAGTTCACATATTAATGGAGACAATCGACCGAGGCAACgtgctttcatttatttatttattttttaaatcacaaaacatTCATCTCAACAAGCAATTCAATTCcgaatttttcttttcaaacagatGGATTTTTTTGATATTCAATAGAAAGTTGTTGTTCACCTATCCCAACTAAAATGGACGTTTTTCAAAATCAATTTGCCTGAATTTAATGTCTTATTCTTAATAAATTCTGCCTCCGGATTCCACATGTAGTCAAAGcactgaaagcagcagcaggaaaagcgtccaaaacaaaaaagagaaaatcaccAAACTGTGTTTTAACGACATTAATCGgcctttatttgttgtttgcgttcagtttttcagaagaagaaaaagatctAAAAGGAAACAGTAGAAAAGAACTTGTTACAGTGGATTTTCTCTGGAGTGAAACCAGGAAACTGCTCATTGTATCCATACTGTAATATGCTGTGAGCTGACAGTTTGATATACATGATAACACATGCTAAACATAAATCACTTTGATCCAAAATCTATTTAAAACAACGGGGGGAAGAGGCTGGACTCGTCGTTTGATAGATGCAGACCTTTAATGTGTTTAGAAACGCCTTTTCATGCATTGTTATCTTCTCGTCTCATTGGTTCGCCTTGATGCAATATTTGGAGGCCTCCTGGGTCTCCAGCAGGGAATAATGCATTAATTGTGTATTGTTCAGCTGAGTGTACAGTATGTCGTCTTTGGTCCGTTGTGTCTGACAGCAGCCAGGGGCTTTCACATCACTAGgccccttgttttttttttctttctttgctttataaCCCTGCAAGAGTTCTCAAAACAGCAACCTAATCACATTTCTGATGTTCTGACTGCTGCTTTGATTTAAGAGCTTACGAGACTGAAAAAGACGGAAAAGTTTACTTCCACTCTGTCAGGGAGCTGGAAATGAATAATTTTTCTGTCatcaagtgaaatgaaagcagaactattttcattaaaacatgGTGGCTTTGATTAAATCTGGCATTACATTTTCACCAGTTTGGATTGGATTATTCTCACTGCAACATCAAAAACCAATTTTTGTCCTGTGGTTGAATAGCGGATAAATACAttatgtattgattttttttcctttttttttttaagattggAATCGTTGTGTGCTTTGCGTTACATGACTTCTACATGGTAATGTGCAACATATTcgcatgaaatgaaattaagaAACTTGAACAGCCACAACTTTAGGGCGGAAGCCTTAAAGCAGGCTTTCTAAACTTAACCTACACACATCCTTTAGCATTCAGCATTCAAAGACGTACaatattttattacaaagagaaaacaactgaaTCCAATCAAACTGAATCAACtgaatcaaatcaaagtaaatGAGAGAAGAATGGCTTTATAAGTATAACATAGTCGAGCACTGACTGGATGACCAGCAAAGCTTTTTTTCCAATAATAGACGTGGTGTTAACTGGGAGATTTTTTTCCAAACTGAGGACTTGTCAGCTGTAGTTTGTTTcagacatttgaaaaacaagagagagagagagagaaggcctCTGTGGGAGAATGTGagtccccctccctccctttatCCCTCTGAACACTGTACACCCTAAGTGAATCTGACTgcaattattttcttcttttatcctTGCAGACGATCTTTTGCACTCTCCTCTGCGAAGACAAAAGTATCTGTTTGATGTCTCAACCCTTTCAGACAAAGAGGAGCTGGTCGGGGCGGAATTAAGGATATTTAGGAGAGCGCCCGGGGATTTGCAGACTTCCCTGCAGACGACGGGTCTGTACGACATCCAGGTCTACCCCTGCCGCTCGGACAGACTGTTGGACTCCAGGTCTCTGGACCCGTTAGACTCCACCAAGGCAGGCTGGGAGGTTTTGGACGTGTGGGAAATGTTTAAAGCACACCAGCACCACTATCATCACCCCTACAATCATCAACACTACCAGCACGGGAACCAGCAGCTCTGCTTCCAGCTCCGCGTCACTCTCGGCAAATCAGACACCGAGGTGGACCTGAGGCAGCTGGGGCTGGACAGGAGCGGCCGGCCCCAGCGGGAGAAGGCCATCCTGGTGGCCTACACCCGCTCCAAGAAGAGGGAGAACCTGTTCAACGAGATGAAGGAGAAGATCAAGTCGAGGAGGTCGGTAGGCGAGAGGGAGGAGGCGGCTGCGGAAGAGGGGGTCTCTCTGAAGGGGGTTAAAGGAGAAGGGCCCCGGCGGCGGCGGAGGACCGCGCTGAGCAACCGACACGGGAAGAGGCATGGGAAGAAATCCAAATCCAGGTGCAGCAAGAAGGCGCTGCATGTGAATTTCAAAGAGCTGGGCTGGGACGACTGGATCATCGCGCCCCTGGATTACGAGGCTTACCACTGCGAGGGGGTGTGTGACTTTCCCCTGAGGTCGCACCTCGAGCCGACCAACCACGCCATCATACAGACGCTCATGAACTCCATGGATCCCAACAGCACGCCTCCCAGCTGCTGCGTCCCCACCAAACTCAGCCCCATCAGCATCCTGTACATAGACTCAGGCAATAACGTGGTGTACAAACAGTACGAGGACATGGTGGTGGAGCAGTGTGGGTGCAGGTAGCGGTCCTTATTCATAACAAAGCTTCgaaagacagaaaaatcaaacattagTATCGATGGGTCCCAGGTTGAAGATAAAAAGTCCTTATGTCCGAAATGCTTTGACGCATGACGCGCCTTATTCAAAAGGGATGCACGCAAAGGCAAAACCTGCTATTTATTCAGACTCAGTCCAGACACAGTAGTTCACACTCTCTGCCTTAACGTGTTAAGCTTTCACTTCCATCCGTGCAACAAGTTATCACTGATCAAACAGGCTTTTGTTTCCCAGAGAGTGAGACGTGTCCATGTGGCATAAAGAATGGGTACAAGGCGAGATGGGAGCCTATTGAGTGCGACTGTGCACCTGTTCGTGCCGAGGCCAGAGGACAGTGGGCTTTGCCTGTCAGCGCTTTGTTGCAGCTCTGCCGTGTGATCCTGCCAGCCAGGCCGGACTCTTTTGGGTATGTGCACCCAGGCCGTAATTGTCACTGTCCAGCTGGAGTCATTACAGGCCCGAGCAAGTGCCTGTTTGTCAAAAAGGGGTGAATGTCTAATctaccacagacacacacacacacacacacatacacacagactggTCTGAAGAGAGGAGATAAGAGGGTGGTGGTATTGCCTTCAAGAGATTTTTGCCTGACTGGAGACCAGTTGAGCGGCGCTGGGAGAGGCGTCGTGCGCCTTTGTGGACAGAAAAGGACACAAAATCAGACTTGTGCCTGACTGGGGCCCTgttgtaaaaaaagaaaaaaaaaagaaaaaaaagaaaaaaaaaaggaaaaaagcacaCATAACTGAAGCGAACCCTTTGCTCAGAAGTCTGCATCTTTAAGAAATGCACTTCCACAACTGACTGCGCCAAGGACGTGCGGTCAGCCAGAGAGTATGTCTTCTCTGATGacaaaaatataagaaaaaaaaagactcgCAAACGAGACGATATTTAAATGCACATTAGCTTTGAATGCACTGCtgttcattattattttgagCTGTAAATATTTGTACAGATGAGAACTTTACAAAGTGCAACGaatgaagaaatgagaaaacGGCATTTCTTTGTAAATATACTAAATGCACTCAAATCGGTATAATTTCTATtctataattattttattatttgtgatgTACAGAGTTTCATGATAATCATATATTTCTTACATTGATAAGAGTAATTTAATGTGTATTCGATATTTTTTGCAGAGGGTGGAAAATACCATTATTAATGTCTACCTCATAATTGCATATAGGATCTGAGTTTTGAGGTGCATTCAGTTAGAGTGTAAAGAGCTTTTACAATGATATATAAGatcatttatatacatatattactGGATAATATTCCACACCATTACTGTACAAATAAAATTCCAAACAAAGTCTGCTACTTCTGATGATTAATGCAACCTTTTTTGccttcatttcttttatttgaagtgTTTCAAAGAGTCTGACTTCcctaaatgaaaatatattcttAAATTACACtaacaatttaaaacacaagGTTTAAGATCATACTGAATGACATTTTAAGGAAAGATAAGAAAGAAATCCTGCATTGTGGCAATTCTGGACTCTTCCATGTAGTCATATAAACGTTTTAAGTTCAAgtcttattctgtttttttttttccaaatcacATCAACACTAGAAGTCCCCATGAGGATGTGTAATGTGTAGAGTGCATATGGAGTACATATACCTTCAGGTATGCTAGCTAATCTATTCTTCCCCTTTGTAAACAGTCTCTCATCATAGACAACAAATGTCATTATTCAGGCCCTGGCTGGCTCAGGATTGCACCACAAAAGGCATATAACCATATGGTGACCATCCAAGTAGAAGGAAatccactgactgactgtcactGATATGGCACTGAATGTACAAACTCCAGCTATTTCCCAATGAATTAGCCCGCCTGGGTCAAGTTTACTTAACACTTTAATGTTTCCCAATCTCTGCATGAAAAAGTTTGAAAGAAGGGATTGCTTCCATATAGGCTATCGACCTTGGCCTGGAAACAATTAGGAAATTGCTTTGAAATGTTATATGTTGTCCAGGCTCTTGTACAGTATCATGTCACTCCCCACATGTTTGCTAGGGGGAAACAGAGGATGCTAAGTGCACTCTTTAGCGGTCGCTGCAAATGactgacacaacacaacattcCCCTGAGTATAACCAAATGGCCCTCCGGGCTATAAGTCTAGAACTCCATCACCGGGGTGCTACCATGAGCCATGCTGCTCACAAGTTCACTGTGGGAGATACTGTGCACCACCATGAGTCTTTGCAGCCGATTCTGGATTAGAATGTTGCACAATCAAGTTTAAATTTTTAAGCAACTTCATGGTAACTTGTGGGATAA
This sequence is a window from Scatophagus argus isolate fScaArg1 chromosome 9, fScaArg1.pri, whole genome shotgun sequence. Protein-coding genes within it:
- the gdf6a gene encoding growth/differentiation factor 6-A, producing MDASRLVTLYLGLLLVFLGNIPCFQSAAIISPSAPRRNRGARISHQDGQRSSKFLKDIFASSHPVVGHHKEDLKDAIVPHEYMLSIYRTYSAAEKLGLNASFFRSSKSANTITSFVDRGTDDLLHSPLRRQKYLFDVSTLSDKEELVGAELRIFRRAPGDLQTSLQTTGLYDIQVYPCRSDRLLDSRSLDPLDSTKAGWEVLDVWEMFKAHQHHYHHPYNHQHYQHGNQQLCFQLRVTLGKSDTEVDLRQLGLDRSGRPQREKAILVAYTRSKKRENLFNEMKEKIKSRRSVGEREEAAAEEGVSLKGVKGEGPRRRRRTALSNRHGKRHGKKSKSRCSKKALHVNFKELGWDDWIIAPLDYEAYHCEGVCDFPLRSHLEPTNHAIIQTLMNSMDPNSTPPSCCVPTKLSPISILYIDSGNNVVYKQYEDMVVEQCGCR